A single window of Microbispora hainanensis DNA harbors:
- a CDS encoding aminoglycoside phosphotransferase family protein, translating to MHAGQLTVTPETVRALIAEQFPQWRGLPVTGVASHGTVNAIFRIGDHLAARFPLQPGPVDETRRWLESEAEAARELAGATRFPTPEPVALGEPGAGYPLPWSVQTWLPGTVATDEDPGESVAFAHDLADLITDLRAVGTRGRTFSGNGRGGDLKAHDAWMETCFGRSEGLLDVPRLRRMWDAFRSLPREAADVMNHGDLIPGNVLVSAGRLAGILDGGGFGPADPALDLVSAWHLLEAGPREVLRLDLGCDDVEWERGKAWAFAQAMGLVWYYLETNPAMSRMGRRTLDRIMGTASGGPHHGDRIRADGGPADSDEAQPRVMSTPPMTL from the coding sequence ATGCATGCCGGCCAGCTGACGGTGACACCGGAGACCGTGCGCGCCTTGATAGCCGAGCAGTTCCCGCAGTGGCGGGGCCTGCCTGTCACGGGCGTCGCCTCCCACGGAACGGTCAACGCCATCTTCCGGATCGGCGACCACCTCGCCGCCCGCTTCCCCCTGCAGCCGGGGCCGGTCGACGAGACGCGCCGTTGGCTGGAGTCCGAAGCGGAGGCGGCCCGTGAACTGGCGGGCGCCACCCGCTTCCCCACCCCCGAGCCGGTCGCGCTCGGCGAGCCGGGTGCGGGATATCCGCTTCCGTGGTCGGTGCAGACATGGCTGCCCGGCACCGTGGCGACCGACGAGGACCCGGGCGAGTCGGTCGCGTTCGCCCACGACCTCGCCGATCTCATCACCGACCTGCGCGCGGTCGGCACGCGGGGCCGTACGTTCTCCGGCAACGGCCGGGGAGGCGACCTCAAGGCCCACGACGCGTGGATGGAGACCTGCTTCGGGCGAAGCGAGGGACTGCTGGACGTTCCCCGGCTGCGCCGCATGTGGGACGCGTTCCGCAGCCTGCCGCGCGAAGCGGCCGACGTGATGAACCACGGTGATCTCATCCCCGGCAACGTGCTCGTGTCCGCCGGCCGGCTTGCCGGGATTCTCGACGGCGGCGGGTTCGGGCCGGCCGATCCCGCCCTCGATCTCGTGAGCGCCTGGCATCTGCTGGAGGCCGGGCCGCGCGAAGTGCTCCGTCTCGACCTGGGGTGCGACGACGTCGAGTGGGAGCGGGGCAAGGCGTGGGCCTTCGCACAGGCGATGGGACTCGTCTGGTACTACCTGGAGACCAACCCGGCCATGAGCCGGATGGGCCGCCGCACCCTGGATCGCATCATGGGGACCGCATCAGGGGGACCGCATCATGGGGACCGCATCAGGGCGGACGGCGGCCCCGCTGACTCGGACGAGGCTCAGCCGCGGGTGATGTCGACACCGCCGATGACGCTGTAG